The stretch of DNA TCTCGATCTGACCAGCACGCTCGGCTACGAGTTGACGACGCGCAAGGAAGGCAGCGACTCGCAGCAATGGCGAGCCGGCGTCGGTCTCAAGCTGAAACGCTAAGAATGTCGGAAAATAGAGCGCCGCGTATCCCTTAGGACACGCGGCGCTCTATCACATTGAATCTACGACTTATTTCAGGCCCGCAAGCAATTCCCTGAAGCCGCCTTCGACGGAGGGGCGGATATCGTCGCGTTCGAGGGCGAAGGCGACGTTTGCCAGGATGAAGCCGTCCTTGGCGCCGCAGTCGTAAGTCGCGCCGCGGAAGTGGTAACCGGCGAAATCCTGTTCCTTCAGCAGCTTCAGCATGCCGTCGGTGAGCTGGATCTCGTTGCCGGCGCCGCGCTCCTGGGTTTCGAGGATCTTGAAGATCTCCGGCTGCAGGATATAGCGGCCGTTGATGAAGAAGTTGGAAGGCGCCGTCCCCTTGGCAGGCTTTTCCACCATTCCGGTGATGCGAAAGCCGTCGCCGATCGCCTCGCCGACGCCGACGATGCCGTATTTATGCGCCTGGTCCGGCGCGCATTCCTCGACGGCGATGATATTGCCGCCGCTCTGGGCATAGAGGTCGATCATGCCCTTCATGCAGCCCTTGTCGCCCTTCATGATCATATCGGGCAGCAGCAGTGCGAAGGGCTCGTCGCCGACGATCTCGCGGGCGCACCACACGGCGTGGCCGAGGCCGAGAGGCTCCTGCTGACGAGTGAAGCTCACCGTGCCGGCCTTCGGCAATTGCTGGGCGAGAAGGGTAATTTCCGCCTTCTTGGCGCGCTCGCGCAGCGTCTGTTCCAGCTCGAAATGAATGTCGAAATAATCTTCGATGACGTGCTTGTTGCGTCCGGTGACGAAGACCAGATGTTCGATCCCGGCTTCGATCGCCTCGTCGACGACATATTGAATGATTGGCTTGTCGACGACGGTCAACATTTCCTTCGGAACAGCCTTTGTCGCCGGAAGGAATCGCGTTCCCAACCCGGCAACCGGAAATACTGCTTTACGAACTTTGTTGTGTTGAGCCACACCCGGCCTCCTGCTTCGATCATATCGCTTTGGAAATGGAGTTTTTTTAGCTTTAACTAGTATAGAATTGCTACTGTTTTGCAAATGGTGACCGCAGCGGATCGCCATGGTAAAGAATTTGTTGACTCCGTTCCTGTAGTCTCGGGTCTGGGCGGAAATGATGCCCCGCTGCACCAGAAACTGAAGATGACGGATACGACTGTCGATGACCCAGAATCACAAAAACTCCCTTCGTGGTCTTGCTCTCGCCCTCATTGTCGCTGCCCAGGTGGCACTGGTCCCCGACAACGCGAAAGCTGATTCCCGCTTCCAGAAATGGATCGCGGATTTTTACCAGACTGCCGCTCAGAGTGGCATCAGTAAGGCAACCTATCAAAAGGCCTTTTCCGGGGTGAGCGAGCCCGATCCGACCGTGCTCGAAAAGGCGGCCTACCAGCCGGAATTCACCTCGAAGATCTGGGACTATGTCGATTCCCGCGTCAACCCCTATACGGTCAAAATCGGCCGCGAGATGGCCGCCAAACACGCAAGGACGCTCGCTGCGATCGAGCAGCGTTTCGGCGTCGACAAGACCATTTTGCTGGCCATCTGGTCGATGGAATCGAATTACGGCGCGGTTCTCGACAAGGACGACCGGCTGCACTACGTGCCGCGCGCCCTGGCCACGCTTGCCTATGCCGATCCGAGCCGCGCCAAATTCGCCAAGAAGCAGTTGGTCGCCGCGCTGAAGATCCTGCAGAACGGCGATGTGCCGGCACGCAAGATGACCGGCTCCTGGGCCGGCGCCATGGGCCACACCCAGTTCATCCCGACAAGCTACCTGCTTTATGCTGTCGATGCCGACGGCAACGGCCATCGCGATATCTGGAACTCGATCCCCGACGCACTGGCGACCTCGGCCAATCTCCTGATGAAGAACGGCTGGGATACCGGCAAGACCTGGGGCTATGAGGTCGTCGTTCCCGCAGCGGCCGCCAAGCAGGCCGGCAAGACCCATACACTGGCCCAATGGGCGGCACTCGGCCTGACCCGCCCGAACGGCAAGGCCTTCCGCGAGAGCGCCACCAAGGCCATGCTGAAGATGCCGGCCGGAGCTGGCGGCCCAGGCTTCCTGATGACCGCCAACTTCTTCACCATCAAGAACTACAATGCCTCGGACAGCTACGCGCTTGCCGTCGGCCTGCTTGCCGACCAGATCGCCGGCTACGGCGGGATGCAGCAGCGTTGGCCGCGCCCGAACGGCGCACTCGACATCACCGAGAAATTCGAGCTGCAGACGCGTCTCAAGACGCTCGGCTATTACAATGGCGAGGTGGACGGCAATTTCGGCTCGGGTTCGAAGGCGGCGATATCAGCCGTGCAGTCTCGCATCGGCATGCAGCCGGACGGCGAGCCCTCGCTGCCGCTTCTGAACGCACTTCGTCGCTAGATCAGGATGATTTTAGGCCCGATCGGCCTAAAATCTGAATCCTGATCTAAATCAAAGAAGTAGAGCATGATGTCGTCCGAAAACCGCGCACACTTTTCGGCATCATGCTCTAGAGTTTGCGTCGGTTCGGGAATCATGCAGGGCGCTTCAAGTCTTTGTCTCATGCAGGTCGCCCCGTCCTGGCGCACGGTTTTGGCGAACCAGCATTGGAAGCGGCAGAACCGTGACCTAGATATTAGTGGGAGTGGACGCTGGCCTGCCCTGCGTGCAAGATGCCGGCAGATGCGGAACTGCCCATGACGAAGAAAATTGATCGGACCCGTAAAATCCGTTGGCTCGTGCTCGCCTTGGCGGCGGCTTCGCTATGCCTTGGCGTGTCTGCGCCGGTGCATGTCGCCGAAGCCCAGGAGCAGCGCTATCAGCGCCGGTCGATCTTCGATTTCTTCCTTGGCCGGCGCTATCTCGACGACGGCCCGCAGGCCCCTGACGTCCAGCAGCCGCGACGCCAGCAGCGCAAACGCCCGCCAGCGCAGAAAGCCATCGTCAATACCCGCACTGCGCCGCCGGTCCGCGCTCCCGTCGAGGAGGAGCCGGCCGTACAGAAACTTGGCGACGCCCGAAAGATCCTGATCGTCGGCGATTTTCTGGCCAGCGGCCTCGGCGACGGCCTCACGGCCGCCTTCGAGACCTCGCCGGGTGTCGTCGTCGAAGCCCGCGGCAACGTCTCATCGGGTCTTGTCCGCGACGATTATTATGACTGGCCGGAACAGCTGCCGAAGATGATCGACGAGCTGAAGCCGGCAATGGTCGTCGTCATGATCGGTGCCAACGACCGCCAGCAGATGGTGACCGACACCGCCAAGGAAAAATTCCGCACCGATGGCTGGTTCACCGAATACCGCCGCCGCGTGCTTTCCTTCGGCAAGGAGGTCACCGACCGCAAGATCCCGCTGCTCTGGGTCGGTCTTCCCGCCTTCGAATCCGATTCGATGACGGCCGATGCCGTTCAGATGAACCAGCTCTACCGCAACCAGGTCGAAAGCGTCGGCGGTGAATTCGTCGATATCTGGGATGGTTTCGTCGACGAAAACGGCAACTTCATCGTCACCGGTTCGGATGTGAACGGCCAGCAGGTGCGCCTGCGCACCTCCGATGGCATCAACCTTACTCAGGCTGGCCGGCGCAAGCTTGCCTTCTATGTGGAAAAACCGGCCCGGCGTCTTCTCGGCACCCAGGCGAGCCCGGATCTGGTCCGCCTCGACTCCAGCAATCTGCCCGGCCTCGGCCTTCCCGCCAATCCGGTCGAACATACCGTGCCGATCAGCCTCTCCGATCCCAATCTCGACGGCGGCGCCGAGCTTCTCGGCGCCAGGCCGCCGCCTGTGGCTTTGACGCGGTCGCCGCGCGACCAGCTGGTCGAGCAGGGCGAAATGACGCCAGCACCTCCCGGCCGCGTTGACGATTACCGCCTGCCTGCCGCAAAGGCGCCGGCCGAAGTCTCGGTCAAATAAAGGCTGCGCGAGGCTGCCCTCCACTTCGTCCCGTTTACTTCGCCGTCGCCGTCGCCTGCGGCCAGCTCAGATAATAGTAGTTCGCGCCGATCAAGCCAAAAAAAGCATTGCTGTCGTTCGTCTGGTCGACGTAGCTGCCGTTTTCCTTGACGAAGGCGCCGTTGGCGCCACGCTCCAGATGCGCATCGAGGAAGTCGCTCCAGCCGCTGACATCGATATCCTGGCCGGCCTTGCTCTCCGTGTCCGCCTCGTCGACATCGGCGACATCCCAGGCGTTGATCGATACGCCCTGTGTCGGATCGGTGATGGTCAGCGTGCCCGCTTCGAGGGCGGCCAGCATGTCATGGGCCTTGCCGCTCTCGCCCTCGGCCGCAGCCGCATCCTGCAGCTGCTGCTTCAGCATAGACATGAAGGAGGCGCTGGTGACGTCGGCGCCATCACCCGTTGTGTCGGACTCATCAGACGTGTCGCTTTGGGCCGAAAGCGTATCGAGCAGCCCGGAAAGGGCCTGGTTGGAAAGAAGCGAGGAAGAGCTCGGATCGAGCCCGTAGCTGCTCAGAATGCTGGCGGCCGACGAACTCTGCATATCCTGCGCGCTGTCGTCGGAGCCGCGAAGGTTTTTCAGGGCATATTGGGCCGAAACCAGCCGCGTGCTGTCAAGTGCGGAAACCATTTGAAAATCCTTGTCGATCATTCGCGGCCTTGCGTCGCGGCCGACGGTGAAATGCGCTGTGGCCAAAACGGCGGGGCACCTCCGCTTCGGTCGCCGCTGGCTGCTTCTCAGCCCGCGTCCGGCGAAAATCTCGCTTCCCGACATTGCCTGAGGCTTGCGGCGCAAGGCCTCCGCGTCAAGCGGTCGCACCACAGCGCGGCGCGCCAAGAAAAAACTCCGCCGGAGGGGCGGAGTTTCGTGTCTTCGAGAGGGTGTGCAGCCGACGGTCAGTTCGGCAGGACGGTCGAGCCCATTAGATCCTCGTCGATGGCGCGCGCTGCCTGCCGGCCTTCACGGATCGCCCAGACCACCAGCGACTGGCCGCGGCGCACGTCACCCGCCGTCCAGAACTTGTCGATCGAAGTCTTGTAGTCGCGGTCGTTGGCGACGACGTTGGTCGAGCCGCGCTTGTCGGTGTTGAGCGTCAGCTTGCCGTCGAGCTCCTTCAGCACGCTGCCGGTGAACGGGCCACGGAAGCCGATGGCGATGAAGGCGAGATCGGCCCGGATGACGAATTCCGTGCCCGGAACCGGCCGCCGGCGCTCGTCGACCTCACAGCACTTGACGCCGGTCAGCACGCCGTCTTCGCCGACGAATTCAAGAGTGGCCACCTGGAATTCACGCACCGCGCCCTCGGCCTGCGAGGAGGAGGTGCGCATCTTCGTCGCCCAGAAGGGCCAGACGGCAAGTTTGTCTTCCTTTTCCGGCGGCTGCGGCCGGATGTCGAGCTGGGTGACCCTGACGGCCCCCTGGCGGAACGCCGTGCCGACGCAGTCCGAAGCCGTATCGCCGCCGCCGACGACGACGATATGTTTGGCGCCGGCAAGGATCGGATCCGACGGCCAGCCGACGCTGTCGATGTTTTCACGCCCGACCCGGCGGTTCTGCTGCACCAGATAGGGCATCGCATCATGCACGCCCGCAAGGTCGGTGCCCGGAATGCCCGCCTCGCGCGGCGTCTCGGAGCCGCCGCAGTAAAGCACGGCGTCGTGATCGGCGAGCAACTGCTCGACCTTGACGTCGACGCCGATATTGACGCCGCAATGGAAGGTGACGCCCTCACCCTTCATCTGCTCGACGCGGCGGTCGATGAAGTTCTTCTCCATCTTGAAATCGGGAATGCCGTAACGCAGCAGTCCGCCCGGCTTGGTCTCGCGCTCGTAGAGATGCACCTCGTGGCCGGCGCGGCCGAGCTGCTGGGCGGCCGCCATGCCGGCGGGGCCGGAGCCGATGACGGCAACCTTCTTGCCGGTATGGACCGTGGCCGGCTGCGGCCGGATGAAGCCGAGTTCATAGGCCTTGTCGGCAATTGCCTGTTCGACCGTCTTGATGGCGACCGGCGCATCCTCGAGATTCAACGTGCAGGCTTCCTC from Rhizobium leguminosarum bv. trifolii WSM1325 encodes:
- a CDS encoding lytic murein transglycosylase (TIGRFAM: lytic murein transglycosylase~PFAM: Peptidoglycan-binding domain 1 protein~KEGG: rec:RHECIAT_CH0003816 probable membrane-bound lytic murein transglycosylase protein), with translation MTQNHKNSLRGLALALIVAAQVALVPDNAKADSRFQKWIADFYQTAAQSGISKATYQKAFSGVSEPDPTVLEKAAYQPEFTSKIWDYVDSRVNPYTVKIGREMAAKHARTLAAIEQRFGVDKTILLAIWSMESNYGAVLDKDDRLHYVPRALATLAYADPSRAKFAKKQLVAALKILQNGDVPARKMTGSWAGAMGHTQFIPTSYLLYAVDADGNGHRDIWNSIPDALATSANLLMKNGWDTGKTWGYEVVVPAAAAKQAGKTHTLAQWAALGLTRPNGKAFRESATKAMLKMPAGAGGPGFLMTANFFTIKNYNASDSYALAVGLLADQIAGYGGMQQRWPRPNGALDITEKFELQTRLKTLGYYNGEVDGNFGSGSKAAISAVQSRIGMQPDGEPSLPLLNALRR
- a CDS encoding conserved hypothetical protein (KEGG: rec:RHECIAT_CH0003818 hypothetical protein), with amino-acid sequence MIDKDFQMVSALDSTRLVSAQYALKNLRGSDDSAQDMQSSSAASILSSYGLDPSSSSLLSNQALSGLLDTLSAQSDTSDESDTTGDGADVTSASFMSMLKQQLQDAAAAEGESGKAHDMLAALEAGTLTITDPTQGVSINAWDVADVDEADTESKAGQDIDVSGWSDFLDAHLERGANGAFVKENGSYVDQTNDSNAFFGLIGANYYYLSWPQATATAK
- a CDS encoding glutamate synthase, NADH/NADPH, small subunit (TIGRFAM: glutamate synthase, NADH/NADPH, small subunit~PFAM: FAD-dependent pyridine nucleotide-disulphide oxidoreductase~KEGG: rec:RHECIAT_CH0003819 glutamate synthase (NADPH) protein, small subunit), giving the protein MRVRDEDMGKVTGFLEIDRQVAKYQPASDRIRHFREFTIPMSDPEVQKQAARCMDCGIPYCHGPTGCPVHNQIPDWNDLVYNNNWEAAIQNLHSTNNFPEFTGRVCPAPCEEACTLNLEDAPVAIKTVEQAIADKAYELGFIRPQPATVHTGKKVAVIGSGPAGMAAAQQLGRAGHEVHLYERETKPGGLLRYGIPDFKMEKNFIDRRVEQMKGEGVTFHCGVNIGVDVKVEQLLADHDAVLYCGGSETPREAGIPGTDLAGVHDAMPYLVQQNRRVGRENIDSVGWPSDPILAGAKHIVVVGGGDTASDCVGTAFRQGAVRVTQLDIRPQPPEKEDKLAVWPFWATKMRTSSSQAEGAVREFQVATLEFVGEDGVLTGVKCCEVDERRRPVPGTEFVIRADLAFIAIGFRGPFTGSVLKELDGKLTLNTDKRGSTNVVANDRDYKTSIDKFWTAGDVRRGQSLVVWAIREGRQAARAIDEDLMGSTVLPN
- a CDS encoding UTP-glucose-1-phosphate uridylyltransferase (KEGG: rec:RHECIAT_CH0003815 UTP--glucose-1-phosphate uridylyltransferase protein~TIGRFAM: UTP-glucose-1-phosphate uridylyltransferase~PFAM: Nucleotidyl transferase) codes for the protein MAQHNKVRKAVFPVAGLGTRFLPATKAVPKEMLTVVDKPIIQYVVDEAIEAGIEHLVFVTGRNKHVIEDYFDIHFELEQTLRERAKKAEITLLAQQLPKAGTVSFTRQQEPLGLGHAVWCAREIVGDEPFALLLPDMIMKGDKGCMKGMIDLYAQSGGNIIAVEECAPDQAHKYGIVGVGEAIGDGFRITGMVEKPAKGTAPSNFFINGRYILQPEIFKILETQERGAGNEIQLTDGMLKLLKEQDFAGYHFRGATYDCGAKDGFILANVAFALERDDIRPSVEGGFRELLAGLK
- a CDS encoding protein of unknown function DUF459 (PFAM: protein of unknown function DUF459~KEGG: rec:RHECIAT_CH0003817 hypothetical protein), whose protein sequence is MTKKIDRTRKIRWLVLALAAASLCLGVSAPVHVAEAQEQRYQRRSIFDFFLGRRYLDDGPQAPDVQQPRRQQRKRPPAQKAIVNTRTAPPVRAPVEEEPAVQKLGDARKILIVGDFLASGLGDGLTAAFETSPGVVVEARGNVSSGLVRDDYYDWPEQLPKMIDELKPAMVVVMIGANDRQQMVTDTAKEKFRTDGWFTEYRRRVLSFGKEVTDRKIPLLWVGLPAFESDSMTADAVQMNQLYRNQVESVGGEFVDIWDGFVDENGNFIVTGSDVNGQQVRLRTSDGINLTQAGRRKLAFYVEKPARRLLGTQASPDLVRLDSSNLPGLGLPANPVEHTVPISLSDPNLDGGAELLGARPPPVALTRSPRDQLVEQGEMTPAPPGRVDDYRLPAAKAPAEVSVK